Proteins from a single region of Arctopsyche grandis isolate Sample6627 chromosome 1, ASM5162203v2, whole genome shotgun sequence:
- the LOC143922568 gene encoding uncharacterized protein LOC143922568 — MLRRRRSHIFDVWPLVLFCTMECRLCLCSDPTVSIYDNPHPVVQRIWTCCHLQVEKDDTLPNMICMSCDSNLELFTTFRNVCLQSDQTLKVRLNNKNECLEIKTEEFVLEDCDDESSDTSLNDEISNALEQNDSKQNINLIENMGAGGVTSMIEIDILPEEPPLPKVSHKIKFQDKSKLQRKPSECNVCSKLFTQKSDLVRHEKSHTGEKPHNCHICTKSFSQKHHLIAHMNSHAGVKPYKCNVCLKSFAKKSSLRIHERHHSGEMPYKCDLCFKLFAQKSSLDGHVKSHAGIKPYKCNVCLKSFVKNSGLVKHERIHTGEKPHKCEVCFKLFTRKFDLERHEISHTGDKPYKCGICSKSFTQKCSLGRHEKIGCT, encoded by the exons AtgttaagaagaagaagaagccatATTTTTGACGTTTGGCCTTTAGTACTGTTTTGCACAATGGAGTGTAGACTTTGCCTTTGTTCTGATCCAACCGTCTCCATCTATGACAATCCTCATCCAGTGGTGCAACGgatttggacctgctgtcatCTTCAG GTCGAGAAAGACGACACGTTGccaaatatgatatgtatgtctTGTGATAGTAATCTGGAATTGTTTACCACCTTTCGAAACGTTTGTCTTCAAAGTGACCAAACATTGAAAGtaagattaaataataaaaatgagtgtTTGGAAATCAAAACGGAAGAATTTGTATTGGAAGATTGCGACGACGAGTCGAGTGATACCTCTCTCAATGACGAGATAAGTAATGCCTTAGAACAAAACGATTCTAAGCAAAACatcaatttaattgaaaac atGGGTGCAGGAGGAGTGACTTCAATGATTGAAATTGACATTCTACCTGAAGAACCCCCATTACCGAAAGtttcacataaaattaaatttcaagacAAGTCTAAACTACAACGAAAACCATCCGAATGCAATGTTTGTTCAAAACTATTCACTCAAAAGTCTGACCTCGTGAGACATGAGAAATCTCATACTGGTGAAAAACCGCACAACTGTCATATCTGTACAAAATCATTCTCTCAAAAACATCACCTCATTGCACACATGAACTCTCACGCCGGAGTCAAACCGTACAAATGtaacgtttgtttaaaatcatttgccaaAAAATCAAGCCTCAGGATACACGAAAGACATCATTCCGGCGAAATGCCTTACAAATGTGATCTATGTTTTAAATTGTTCGCTCAAAAGAGTAGTCTTGACGGACACGTGAAATCTCACGCTGGAATAAAGCCgtataaatgtaacgtttgcTTGAAATCGTTCGTGAAAAATTCCGGCCTTGTGAAACATGAAAGAATTCACACGGGAGAAAAGCCGCACAAATGTGAAGtctgttttaaattattcactcgAAAATTTGACCTCGAGAGACATGAAATATCTCACACTGGGGATAAACCGTACAAATGTGGCATTTGTTCTAAATCGTTCACTCAAAAGTGTAGCCTCGGCAGACATGAAAAAATAGGGTGTACATAA
- the Pfas gene encoding phosphoribosylformylglycinamidine synthase: protein MAILRFFKTPAYSQHKTGEILKKLQNVDTRVTNLIVEMCYHVEVNDLSKLSSEDRDKLIWLLSPPLNLDAVKCESSFTMLGENQRVIECGPRFNFSTADSSNAVQICENIHLCGISRIEVSHRHLITLNQGVKFDFDLQELSSILYDRMTHCVYTKENLPVNSFNEALKNNPEPWFSVPVLEQGKQALQDVNKKLGLAFDEWDLDFYTEMFSKKLKRNPTSVECFDLAQSNSEHSRHWFFKGKLVIDGAECEKSLIEMIMDTQNTSNNNNVIKFSDNSSAIDGFSHEKLYPTNISGPGKMQVLKTKSDIIFTAETHNMPTAVCPFSGATTGTGGRIRDVQAVGRGGHCVAGTAGYCVGNLKLHGLDLPWEDDVWHYPFNFASPLDVLIEASNGASDYGNKFGEPLITGFVLSYGLKNAEDVREEYVKPVMFSGGIGHMPHDMIDKVPPSKGNLVVKLGGPVYRIGVGGGAASSVAVQGDDGRSAALDFGAVQRGDAEMGNRLNRVIRMCLEADKNPILAIHDQGAGGNGNVLKELVEPEGAAIFTKEFKLGDPTITTMELWGAEYQENNALLCSKQDRKTLEDICTRERCPVSFVGEVTGDGNVKLIEDSFGDVDSYKNNTKNENLPFDLCLETVLGKMPRKVFNLTNQTPRLKPLILPSNLSVLEALNRVFKLVSVGSKRYLTNKVDRCVTGLVVQQQCVGPLHTPLADYGMIALSYTDLVGAATSIGTQPIKGLIDSKAGARMAVGEALTNLVFAGITCLSDVKCSGNWMWSGKTGDEGGKLVTACQAMCDIMSKLGIAVDGGKDSLSMSAGVKGSRVKSPGTLVISTYAPCPNIKVKLTPDLKEERSVLIMIPVNPGKCRLGGTAIAQCFKQQGNTCPDVDDPIKLRNIFNTTQTLLKEGALLSGHDISDGGLITCILEMAFAGLRGVQINLNLPNANCIEALFNEELGIVLEVSQNNYEACIGKFLENNIQVHNIGYTSGTGMKAPVKISYNGDVVLESELFNLFRLWEEISYRLELLQANSECIEEEWNGLQYRSGPKYNINFNSEMVLMRSSSVIRVAVIREEGTNGDREMIASLMNSKFEVHDVTMSDFAGKVAMDQFRGIVFPGGFSYADTLGSAKGWAASIICNKDLIKQFNHFAHGRKDTFSLGVCNGCQLMPLIGWITTDSDATNVCNSSPEIALDHNKSERFECRWSCVSINPGKGTTVWFKDMQDSQLGVWIAHGEGRFTFKTSAVLDKLKVNGQICLQYVDDDGKCTEKYPMNPNGSPLGIASVCSIDGRHLAMMPHPERCTLKWQCPYKMNYGGEENSNSPWQRMFDNAYMWASKHVDM, encoded by the exons ATGGCGATCTTGCGATTTTTCAAAACTCCGGCATATAGCCAACACAAAACTGGCGAAATTctcaaaaaattacaaaatgtcgACACCCGTGTGACGAATTTAATCGTAGAAATGTGTTACCACGTGGAAGTGAACGACCTGAGTAAATTATCATCGGAAGACCGGGATAAACTTATATGGCTTTTGTCACCACCGCTAAACTTGGATGCAGTCAAATGTGAATCGTCCTTTACAATGCTGGGAGAGAATCAACGTGTCATAGAATGTGGTCCTAG GTTTAACTTCTCTACGGCCGATTCTTCCAATGCGGTTCAAATATGTGAGAATATTCATCTGTGTGGTATTTCAAGAATCGAAGTCTCTCACCGTCATCTCATTACTTTGAACCAAGGAGTCAAGTTTGATTTCGACTTACAGGAATTGTCAAGTATTTTATACGATCGTATGACCCATTGTGTGTATACAAAAGAAAATTTACCAGTTAACAGTTTCAACGAAGCATTGAAAAACAATCCGGAACCGTGGTTCTCGGTGCCAGTGTTGGAACAAGGAAAGCAAGCGTTGCAAGATGTCAACAAGAAGTTGGGTCTGGCTTTTGATGAATGGGATTTAGACTTTTACACAgaaatgttttcaaaaaaattgaagCGGAATCCAACCAGTGTTGAATGTTTCGATTTAGCTCAGAGCAATAGTGAACATTCTAGGCATTGGTTTTTTAAG GGAAAACTTGTTATTGACGGTGCTGAATGCGAAAAATCTCTCATAGAAATGATTATGGATACTCAAAACACGTCAAACAACAACAATGTTATTAAGTTCAGTGATAATAGcag TGCTATTGATGGATTTTCACATGAGAAATTATACCCGACGAATATATCTGGTCCTGGAAAGATGCAAGTTCTGAAAACCAAGTctgatattatatttacagcTGAAACTCACAATATGCCAACAGCTGTATGTCCGTTTAGTGGTGCTACTACAGGTACTGGAGGTCGCATAAGAGACGTGCAAGCCGTCGGAAGAGGTGGACACTGCGTAGCTGGCACGGCCGGTTATTGCGtaggaaatttaaaattacacg GCTTGGATCTGCCGTGGGAAGATGACGTTTGGCATTATCCATTCAACTTTGCTTCACCTCTCGATGTTTTGATCGAAGCGAGCAACGGTGCTTCCGACTACGGAAACAAATTTGGAGAACCTTTGATTACCGGGTTTGTGTTGTCGTATGGACTCAAAAATGCTGAGGATGTACGGGAGGAATATGTAAAACCTGTCATGTTCAGTGGTGGCATCGGTCATATGCCACATGACATGATTGATAAAGTTCCACCTTCCAAAG GTAATTTGGTGGTGAAATTGGGAGGACCAGTGTATAGAATTGGCGTTGGTGGTGGAGCTGCATCTTCGGTAGCCGTTCAAGGAGACGATGGACGAAGCGCAGCTCTTGATTTTGGTGCTGTCCAACGAGGTGACGCTGAAATGGGTAATCGGCTCAATCGAGTCATTCGAATGTGTCTAGAAGCTGATAAAAATCCCATATTAG CTATACACGATCAAGGTGCTGGTGGAAATGGAAACGTGTTGAAAGAGCTCGTAGAGCCTGAAGGAGCTGCAATATTCACAAAAGAATTTAAACTTGGAGATCCTACAATAACAACAATGGAACTTTGGGGAGCCGAGTATCAAGAAAATAATGCTCTTTTGTGTTCAAAACAGGATAGGAAAACACTCGaag ATATCTGCACCCGAGAAAGGTGCCCAGTCTCATTCGTGGGCGAAGTTACAGGCGATGGCAATGTTAAACTAATCGAAGACTCGTTTGGAGATGTAgattcatataaaaacaatacaaaaaatgaaaatcttccGTTTGATCTATGTTTAGAGACTGTTTtag gTAAAATGCCTCGAAAAgttttcaatttgaccaatcaaACTCCAAGGTTGAAGCCTTTGATATTACCTTCGAATCTTAGTGTTTTGGAAGCTTTGAATAGAGTGTTCAAACTGGTGTCTGTAGGAAGCAAAAGATATCTCACAAATAAAGTAGATAGATGCGTTACTGGATTAGTGGTTCAACAACAATGTGTTGGACCTTTGCATACTCCGCTTGCTGATTATGGGATGATAGCCCTGTCGTACACTGATCTTGTCGGAGCAGCTACGTCGATTGGAACACAACCCATTAAAGGGTTGATCGATTCAAAAGCAGGTGCCAGAATGGCCGTTGGAGAAGCCTTAACAAATTTG GTTTTTGCTGGCATAACTTGTCTTTCAGATGTTAAATGCTCTGGAAATTGGATGTGGAGTGGTAAAACTGGCGATGAAGGTGGAAAACTGGTAACAGCTTGTCAAGCTATGTGTGATATAATGTCAAAACTTGGTATAGCCGTTGACGGTGGAAAAGATTCTTTGTCAATGTCAGCGGGAGTTAAAGGGAGTAGAG TCAAATCTCCTGGAACGCTCGTTATTTCAACATATGCTCCTTGTCCAAATATAAAAGTTAAATTGACACCCGATTTAAAGGAAGAACGATCCGTTTTGATCATGATACCTGTTAATCCCGGAAAATGCCG ATTGGGAGGAACAGCTATAGCTCAGTGTTTTAAACAACAAGGAAACACATGTCCAGATGTGGATGATCCTATTAAGCTTAGGAATATCTTTAACACTACTCAAACTCTACTCAAAG AAGGAGCTTTGTTATCGGGTCACGATATCAGCGATGGTGGTTTGATAACTTGTATACTAGAAATGGCTTTCGCTGGTCTTCGGGGGgttcaaatcaatttaaatctACCGAatgctaactgtatcgaagctCTTTTTAACGAAGAGCTGGGAATTGTATTGGAAGTTAGCCAAAATAATTATGAAGCATGTATTGGAAAGTTCTTAGAAAATAACATTCAAGTGCATAATATTGGGTATACAAGTGGAACCGGCATGAAAGCACCtgtaaaaatatcatacaatGGTGATGTCGTTTTGGAGTCGGAACTTTTTAACTTGTTCCGTCTTTGGGAAGAAATAAGCTACAGGCTAGAACTGTTGCAAGCTAATTCTGAATGCATTGAAGAAGAATGGAATG gtTTACAGTATCGCTCCggaccaaaatataatattaatttcaactCTGAAATGGTGCTCATGAGAAGTTCTAGTGTAATAAGAGTCGCTGTAATAAGAGAAGAAG GTACAAATGGAGATCGTGAAATGATAGCATCCTTAATGAATTCGAAATTTGAAGTTCACGATGTCACGATGAGCGATTTCGCAGGAAAAGTTGCAATGGACCAATTTCGAGGAATAGTTTTCCCGGGAGGCTTCAGCTACGCGG atacactAGGATCAGCTAAAGGATGGGCTGCTAGTATTATTTGCAACAAAGATCTGATAAAACAGTTCAATCACTTTGCCCATGGTCGAAAAGATACATTTTCACTTGGCGTGTGTAACGGTTGTCAGTTGATGCCGTTGATCGGATGGATCACTACAGATTCTGATGCAACCAATGTTTGTAACAGTTCTCCAGAAATAGCTCTCGATCATAATAAATCGGAACG atttgaatgcCGTTGGTCTTGCGTTTCGATTAATCCTGGCAAAGGTACGACTGTTTGGTTCAAAGATATGCAAGATTCCCAACTGGGTGTGTGGATAGCTCACGGTGAAGGAAGATTTACGTTTAAAACGTCTGCCGTGTTGGATAAACTCAAAGTGAACGGGCAAATATGTCTCCAGTATGTGGATGACGATGGAAAGTGTACAGAAAAATATCCGATGAATCCTAATGGAAGTCCTC TCGGTATAGCTAGTGTGTGTTCAATCGACGGGAGACACTTGGCGATGATGCCTCATCCGGAACGGTGCACTCTCAAGTGGCAATGTCCCTACAAGATGAACTATGGCGGAGAGGAGAATTCGAACTCTCCGTGGCAAAGAATGTTCGATAATGCGTACATGTGGGCATCTAAACATGtagatatgtaa